The following is a genomic window from Rhizobium rhododendri.
CTCCAGATACAACTGGAAACCTTCTCGCATATGCAGCAAGCCTCAAAATACACCCAATCCAATGGGGCGGAGACGGCGCTTACAGTAAGCGTTTCAAATCCGAAGACTTTCAAATCTGTGTAATTGACGTGCGCACCTCAATTAAAGGAAATCGCGAACCGAGTAGGCAGAATTTAAAGGTTTTCTTTTAAAAGAATTTCGATTCTGATCTTCTCTTGCGCCGCCAACGGCTCCTTGGCATCGGCGCGTGCTCGCATGATGCGTACTGCGCTGCGAACTGCGTGGCCCGGATCCTGCGCGATGACCGCGTCAATGCGGTCGTCGCGCAGTGCCTCTTCAGTGAAGATCGTGCGTTCGTGGACCACTACCGTGAGGTTAGAAAGATCTGAATGTGCGGCGATCGCCGAAAGCGGCACCCGGGCCTCAGCACTCAATACGTAGACCGCGATAATGTCCTTGTTGTTCTCGAGGACGCGCTCGATGATCTGGTTTGCGCGACGTTCATCGGCGTGCGTTTCGATGGACGGAAGAGCTCTGATATCGGGGAAATGCTGATTTATGACGCTGTCGAAGCCGTGGCGCCGCTGGATGCTGTCCAGAGATTGCATCCTCTCAGCGACAACCATCACCTTGCCCTGCCTGTGAAAGGAAAGCCTGCCAATCAATTTTCCGGCCGTGGCTCCCGCTGCAAAGTTGTCCACACCGACAAAATCGGCCGTGGCGAGTTTCTCTTGCCCGGATAGGAACTGAATGACCTTGATGTTACGCTTAAGGAGACGAGCGACCGCATCGCGGACCTGGGGCGACTCCGGCGCCATCAGTGCTAAGCCGTCAATATCTTCTTCCTCGGCTCTGCTAAGATACTTCGCAACGCCATGTGCGTCGTCAGTCGCGATCTGGATGTAATCGAGGTAAGTGAGATCGCCCTGTAGCGCTGATTTCAATTCCTCTACGCGCCTTATAAGCTCTCGGAGGTACAGATCGCCCGAGTTTGGCAGGACAAAACGAAATCGATAGCTTTTATTGCGTGCGAGGCTCACGGCTGCGGGGTTAGGAACAAAGCCAATCCGATGGATGGCTTCGTTGACTTGCCTTACGGCTTTCTTGCTCACGTTAGGCCGACCGTTCAATACGCGGTCGACCGTCGCGAGGCTGACGCCCGCAGCCTCTGCGAGGTCTTTTGCTGTCGGCCGCATGCCAACTCCTAAAACGATTTGATCACTTCCATTTCCTCTGAATTGACGAGAAATGCAAGAATTGATGTGCGGACCTCAAAATCTTCTTGCGCTGAGGTGCGCACCTCAGTTATTAAGGTTTCGTGTTGGCCCAAATGGCCAAACCTGAACGGAAAGTCGACTAACTCGGCTACAGCGCTTTTTAAACCGCTGCGCCCTTGTCGTAACGTTTCTATTCCTCTCGATGGAGGTCGAGAGGTCAACGGTAGGATACCAATGAAGTCCCTTTTCTCGTGCTCGGCACTTGCTGCCGGGATGTATACCGCTGTGGTTATGGCATCGGCTTCTGACGCGCAGGCCGCTGATCTTACTTTGTGTTGGGCGGCATGGGATCCCGCCAACGCTCTGGTGGAGCTCAGTAAGGAATTCGAGGAGAAGAGCGGCAACAAGATGCACTTCGAATTCGTGCCATGGCCCAACTTTGCCGACCGTATGCTCAACGAGTTGAATTCCGGCGGAAAACTCTGTGACCTCCTGATCGGCGACAGCCAGTGGATTGGCGGCGCTGCCGAGAATGGCCAATACGTCAAGCTCAATGATTTCTTCGAAAAGGAAGGAATCAAGATGGAGGACTTCATCCCCGCGACCGTCGTTGGTTACGCGGAATGGCCGAAGAACTCACCCCACTATTGGGCAATGCCGGCGTTCGGTGACGTGGTCGGCTGGACCTACCGCAAGGATTGGTTCGAGCGCCCCGACATCCAGGCCGACTTCAAGCAGAGATATGGACGCGATCTTGCGGTTCCGAAGAACTGGAACGATTTGGTCGACATCGCGACATTCTTCCAAGGCCGTGAGATCGACGGTAAGAAGGTCTATGGCGCAGCGATCTACACGGAACGTGGTTCCGAAGGTATTACGATGGGCGCCACGAACGCGCTTTACAGCTACGGTTTCGAATATCAGAATCCGAACAAGCCTTATGATCTCGACGGCTTCGTGAACTCACCGGACGCGGTTGCCGGCCTTGAAGAATACAAAAAGCTCTACGATTGCTGCACGCCGCCGGGCCACTCCGACGCGTACATGACCCAGGACGTCGACGCCTACCGGTCCGGTCAGGTGGCGCTGCAGATGAACTTCACCTTTACATGGCCGGGCATCAACGCTGACGCCAATGTCGGCGGCGACAAGTCGGGCTACTTCCCCAACCCGGCCGGCCCGAAGGGCGGGCAGTTTGCCCAGCTCGGCGGCCAGGGCATTTCTGTCGTCGCGGCCTCCGAAAAACAGAAGGAAGCTCTCGATTACATCAAGTGGTTCGGCCAGCCCAACATCCAGCAGACATGGTGGAAGCTCGGCGGCTATTCCGCCCTGCAGGCGGTGGTTGAGGATCCCAGCTTCGCCTCCAGCCAGCCTTATGCAAAGCCGTTCCTTGATTCGATGGCGATCGTGAAGGATTTCTGGGCCGAACCGTCTTGCTTCTCTTCTCCAGGCATCGCAGAAGCGCTTCCACGACTATGTGGTTGCAAACCAAGGTACCGCGAAGGAAGCCCTGGATGGCCTGGCCAAGGATTGGAAGGCCGTCTTCGAGGACGAAGGCAAATACTGACGCTTATACACGCTTCCTCCCAGCGGTAAGCGTCACTGCAGGGCCGGCCACGCGGAGCGTGCCGGTCCTGCCCACCACTCATATCTATGCCAAGGAGACGGACATGCTCCATTCACCGATCGACCGGGTCGCCAGCGCGACTCCGCCCGCAATCGCGGCACGCGTCAAAGGTCTTTCTGATCGCGCCATAGCCTGGATTTTTGTAGCGCCCTCGATCGTCTTGCTACTCGCCATCAACATCTTTCCATTGATTTGGACGATCAGGCTTAGTTTCACGAATATCAGGGTCAACCGGCCCAACGCACCTGTCGAGTTCGTCGGCTTGCGCAATTACATCAGCATTCTGACGGACAACGATATCTGGCAGAGCATGCAGGCGACCGCGCATTTCCTGATCTGGACCATCGTCCTGCAGGTGCTGATCGGCTTTTCGCTTGCCTATCTGATCAACAAGAAATTCCGCGGCAATGACCTCTGGACGACGATCATCGTGCTTCCGATGATGCTGAGTCCCGCGGTTGTCGGCAACTTCTGGACTTTCCTTTATCAGCCGCAAATAGGCTTGTTCAATTACGTGGTTGGCTTCCTCACAGGGAACGAACCCTCCAGCTTCTCGATGATTGCAAGTACGTCTTTGGCGCCCTGGGCGATCGTCATCGTCGATACCTGGATGTGGACGCCCTTCGTGATGCTGATCTGCCTTGCCGGCCTGCGTTCCATACCGGCCAGCATCTATGAGGCGGCCGAATGCGACCGTGCGAGCAAGTGGCGCCAGTTCTGGACGATCACCATTCCAATGGTGCTGCCGTTCCTGATGCTGGCGGTTCTCTTCCGCGGCATCGAAAATTTCAAGATGTTCGATCTGGTGGTCCAGTTGACGGGCGGCGGTCCCGGTTCGATCACCGAACTGACCTCGATCAACCTGAAGCGCGCTGCTTTCGAGCAGTGGCGAACTGGCTATGCATCCGCCTATGCCGTCATTTTATTCGTTACCGTATTCGGCCTGGCGTCGATCTACGTCAAAGCTCTGAACAAGGTGAAACAGAGATGAGCAGCTATTCCGTAACCGAGCCTTCGGGGCGTCAGAAGTGGTTCGCCGGTATTCTGGTTATCCTCTACGCCGCAATCACACTCCTTCCGCTTTTGTGGATCATCGGCACGGGGTTCAAATCGCCTGCAGACGCGATCGCCTATCCCCCCAAAATGATCTTCGAACCGACGGTCGAAGGATATGTCAACCTCTTCACCACGCGTACCCGTGTGCCTGAGGAGCAACTCAAGGCGCTCGGAGAGCCGACGACCTGGTACGACAAACTGGTTCGTAAAGAAGGTGTGGTCATTACGGGTGCGTCCCGTTTTGCCGAGCGGTTCACGAACTCCGTCATCATCGCGTTTAGTTCGACCGTACTTTGTATCGCTCTCGGCACGGCCGCTGCCTATGCCTTCTCGCGGTTCAAGGTACCGTTTAAGGACGACCTGCTGTTCTTCATTCTTTCGACACGCATGATGCCGCCGATCGCCGTCGCCATCCCAATTTTCCTGATGTTCCGCTCCATGGGCCTCAGCGACACGCATGCTGGCATGATCCTTCTCTATACAGCGGTCAACCTGTCCCTGTCCGTGTGGCTGCTCAAGGGCTTCATCGACGAGATCCCGATCGAATACGAAGAAGCTGCCCTCATCGATGGCTACACGCGCTTCCAGGCCTTTTACAAAGTCGCGCTGCCGCAGGCCGTTACCGGCATCGCCTCAACCGCAATCTTCTGCCTGATCTTCGCATGGAACGAATATGCCTTTGCCGTTCTCCTGACCTCAGGCAATGCGCAGACAGCACCGCCGTTCATCCCGACCATCATCGGCGTCAGCGGCCAGGATTGGCCGGCAGTGGCCGCCGGAGCAACGATCTTCCTGGTTCCGGTCATGGTCTTCACCATCCTGCTTCGCAAACATCTTTTGCGCGGCATCACCTTCGGAGCGGTTCGCAAATGACGATCTTTCTCAATCGCCTGTTTCGTCTTCGGCGCGACGCATGGGAAATGCTGGCATCCATCCTGATTGCGCTTGGCGTCGTCATGTTGATGCAGCCACTGTCCCTATCGCTCTACTCCTACTCATTCATCGTGACGCTTGTGGGCACAGTGATGTTCATCATCGTCAGCCATTTCCCGGAGTGAACCCATGGCACAGATCAGAATTCAGAATGTGCGCAAGGATTTTGGGGCATTCAACGCGGTAAAGTCTTCCACCTTCACCGTGGAGGACGGAGAGTTCTTCATGCTTCTCGGCCCTTCCGGATGCGGCAAGACGACCACTTTGCGAATGATGGCCGGCCTTGAGCTTCCAACCAGCGGCGAAATCTACATCGGCGGCGAAGAGGTCGGCATGAAAAGGGCAGGCGAGCGGGATATCGCCTTCGTCTTCCAGATGTTCGCTCTTTATCCCCATATGAACGTCCGCAGGAATATTTCCTATCCCCTGGTCAGCCAGGGCATGCGCGAGGCGGAGGTCACCAAGCGTGTCGCCGAGGTGGCGAAGATTCTGCAAATCGAGAGCATCCTCGACAAACCCGTCGGCCGCCTATCCGGCGGCGATCGCCAGCGCGTCGCACTCGGCCGTGCCATCGTGCGCAACCCGAAAGCATTCTTTATGGACGAGCCGCTCGGCGCACTCGACGCTGAATTTCGTGAGCACATGGCGGAAGAGCTGCGCGCTCTGCATGATCGCATGGGCGCCACCACTGTTTACGTGACACATGATCAGCTGGAAGCCATGCAGATGGGCGACAAGATCGTTGTGATGAACCACGGGGTCGTCGAGCAATTCGGCAAACCTCAACAGATCTATGACTGGCCGGCGACGAAGTTCGTCGCCAAGTTCATCGGCTCGCCACCCATGAATTTCTTGGAATTTGAAGGCGTAATGGCAGCCGGTGGTAATCAGGTTAGCCTCTGCGGGTACGACGTGAAGGTTCCAGCCTCCCGAGACGAACGCCAAGGGAAGCTCGCGCTTGGTGTGAGACCCGAACATGTCAGGTTCAGGGATGATTCATCGTTTCGGGGCCGTGTGGTCGCCACCGAATATCTCGGTACGACCCAGATCGTCACAATCGATACCGCACACGGAGCAATCAAGGCTCGAACCCGCTCGAACCAGTCCGCCCGTGTCGATGAACTGATTGGTCTCGATTTCGATACCAAAACCTTGACCATCTTCGACTCGGCAAGCGGAAACGCCCTTATCTCCGAGGCCAATGAAGGAGTGCTGCGTCGTGGCTGAAGTCATCCTCAAAAGCATAAACAAGTCATTCGCCGGCCATCGCGCCCTCGACGGCGTTTCGATGGTCGTCCCGGATGGATCGTTTGTCGTTCTTCTCGGCCCGACAGGTGCCGGCAAGACAACGACATTGCGAATGGTTTCCGGGCTGGACACGCCCGACAGCGGTGATGTTATCATTGGCGGACGCTCAATGCGCGGTCTCACGCCCGCGCAGCGCAATGTCGCAATGGTCTTCCAGCAGTATTCCCTCTATCCGCATCTCTCGGTGCGCCAGAACCTGGAATTCCCATTGAAGTCGCCGCTGCTGAAGACACCGCAAAATGTCATAAACGAGAAAGTGAAGGCGATTGCAGAAATCCTGCAGATCTCACACAAGCTCGATAACAAGGCGACAGCCCTTTCGGGTGGCGAAATGCAACGTGTGTCCATCGGACGCGCGTTGGTCAGAAACCCGCAAATCTACCTGATGGATGAGCCTTTAAGTTCGCTCGACGCCAAGCTCCGATCCGATCTTCGCATCGAGCTCAAGAGCATCCAGGCCAAATCGGGTGCGACTTTGCTCTATGTCACCCACGATCAGGTCGAAGCGATGACGATGGCAACCCATGTCGGCGTCCTCCAGAACGGCAAGCTTGTCCAGTTCGGCTCTCCACGCGAGATCTACGAACAACCCGTCAGCCTGTATGCGGCGACCCGCCTCGGGCAGCCACGCATTAATGTCGTCCCTGCGGAACTCTTTCCCGGTGCGCCGGCAAAGGCCAAATCCATTGGCTTGCGGCCGGAACATATCGGTCAGTGTGATGGTCAGGATGCGACAGTAACCCGCGTCGAACATCTGGGCGATCAGACCCGCCTCCATCTCATGTTCAAGACGCACAACCTTATCACCGTCACCGACGCCCATACCGAACTCAAGGGCGGCGAAACCATCAAGATCAAGCCAAACAAGCCGCTCTACTTCGATGTGGACGGCATGCGCTTAGTTTAAGGGAGACAATAATGTCACAGTTCCTCAACAGCAGGGAAAATGCGGTCACGGAAGCGCTGGAGGGAGTGCTCGCGGCATCTGGCGGTGCACTCGTCCGTCTGGACGGATATCCGCACATCCGTGTCATCGTCCGATCCGATTGGGACAAGAGCAAGGTGGCGCTCGTCTCCGGCGGTGGATCAGGCCATGAGCCCGCACATGCCGGCTTCGTTGGCAGGGGAATGCTGACCGCCGCCGTTTGCGGTGATGTTTTTGCATCGCCCAGCGTTGACGCGATCCTTGCCGGTATCCTGGCTGTCACAGGACCAGCGGGCTGCTTGCTCATCGTAAAGAACTATACCGGTGACCGCCTTAACTTCGGGCTTGCAGCCGAACGCGCGCGCGCATACGGCTTGAACGTCAGCATGGTGATCGTCGACGACGACATCGCGCTGCCGGAACTCCCTCAGGC
Proteins encoded in this region:
- a CDS encoding LacI family DNA-binding transcriptional regulator: MRPTAKDLAEAAGVSLATVDRVLNGRPNVSKKAVRQVNEAIHRIGFVPNPAAVSLARNKSYRFRFVLPNSGDLYLRELIRRVEELKSALQGDLTYLDYIQIATDDAHGVAKYLSRAEEEDIDGLALMAPESPQVRDAVARLLKRNIKVIQFLSGQEKLATADFVGVDNFAAGATAGKLIGRLSFHRQGKVMVVAERMQSLDSIQRRHGFDSVINQHFPDIRALPSIETHADERRANQIIERVLENNKDIIAVYVLSAEARVPLSAIAAHSDLSNLTVVVHERTIFTEEALRDDRIDAVIAQDPGHAVRSAVRIMRARADAKEPLAAQEKIRIEILLKENL
- a CDS encoding carbohydrate ABC transporter permease, whose protein sequence is MLHSPIDRVASATPPAIAARVKGLSDRAIAWIFVAPSIVLLLAINIFPLIWTIRLSFTNIRVNRPNAPVEFVGLRNYISILTDNDIWQSMQATAHFLIWTIVLQVLIGFSLAYLINKKFRGNDLWTTIIVLPMMLSPAVVGNFWTFLYQPQIGLFNYVVGFLTGNEPSSFSMIASTSLAPWAIVIVDTWMWTPFVMLICLAGLRSIPASIYEAAECDRASKWRQFWTITIPMVLPFLMLAVLFRGIENFKMFDLVVQLTGGGPGSITELTSINLKRAAFEQWRTGYASAYAVILFVTVFGLASIYVKALNKVKQR
- a CDS encoding carbohydrate ABC transporter permease, with product MSSYSVTEPSGRQKWFAGILVILYAAITLLPLLWIIGTGFKSPADAIAYPPKMIFEPTVEGYVNLFTTRTRVPEEQLKALGEPTTWYDKLVRKEGVVITGASRFAERFTNSVIIAFSSTVLCIALGTAAAYAFSRFKVPFKDDLLFFILSTRMMPPIAVAIPIFLMFRSMGLSDTHAGMILLYTAVNLSLSVWLLKGFIDEIPIEYEEAALIDGYTRFQAFYKVALPQAVTGIASTAIFCLIFAWNEYAFAVLLTSGNAQTAPPFIPTIIGVSGQDWPAVAAGATIFLVPVMVFTILLRKHLLRGITFGAVRK
- a CDS encoding ABC transporter ATP-binding protein; the protein is MAQIRIQNVRKDFGAFNAVKSSTFTVEDGEFFMLLGPSGCGKTTTLRMMAGLELPTSGEIYIGGEEVGMKRAGERDIAFVFQMFALYPHMNVRRNISYPLVSQGMREAEVTKRVAEVAKILQIESILDKPVGRLSGGDRQRVALGRAIVRNPKAFFMDEPLGALDAEFREHMAEELRALHDRMGATTVYVTHDQLEAMQMGDKIVVMNHGVVEQFGKPQQIYDWPATKFVAKFIGSPPMNFLEFEGVMAAGGNQVSLCGYDVKVPASRDERQGKLALGVRPEHVRFRDDSSFRGRVVATEYLGTTQIVTIDTAHGAIKARTRSNQSARVDELIGLDFDTKTLTIFDSASGNALISEANEGVLRRG
- a CDS encoding ABC transporter ATP-binding protein; this translates as MAEVILKSINKSFAGHRALDGVSMVVPDGSFVVLLGPTGAGKTTTLRMVSGLDTPDSGDVIIGGRSMRGLTPAQRNVAMVFQQYSLYPHLSVRQNLEFPLKSPLLKTPQNVINEKVKAIAEILQISHKLDNKATALSGGEMQRVSIGRALVRNPQIYLMDEPLSSLDAKLRSDLRIELKSIQAKSGATLLYVTHDQVEAMTMATHVGVLQNGKLVQFGSPREIYEQPVSLYAATRLGQPRINVVPAELFPGAPAKAKSIGLRPEHIGQCDGQDATVTRVEHLGDQTRLHLMFKTHNLITVTDAHTELKGGETIKIKPNKPLYFDVDGMRLV